Below is a window of Pseudarthrobacter equi DNA.
GAACGGCGCCTCCCTTATTGGCTGGACTGCTGTGGCCTGTTGTTGACGGCGGCCACGCTACAGCGAGCGGAGGACCGAAACCACCTTGCCCATGATGGTGGCATGGTCGCCAAGGATCGGTTCGTACTGCGTGTTCTGGGGCAGCAGCCACGTGTGGCCGTCCCGCTGGCGGAACGTCTTGACCGTGGCTTCGTCGTCCAGGAGCGCGGCAACAATGTCGCCGTTCGCGGCATCCGCCTGGCGCCGGACCACCACCCAGTCGCCGTCGCAGATAGCGGCGTCCACCATGGAATCACCGGCCACCTTCAGCATAAACAGTTCGCCCTGGCCCACCAGCTGGCGGGGGAGCGGCATAACGTCTTCCACCACCTGGTCCGCGAGGATGGGGCCGCCGGCGGCGATGCGGCCGACGAGGGGCACCATGGCCGTGTCCAGCGCGGTGGGCAACTCCGTGACGGACGCTGTGATGCCCGTGGAGGCCGCAGCCGCGGGTTCCGCTGCCTGCCTGGCCGCCCTGCCGGTGGTCCCGCCGTCGAGGGTCAGCGGCATCAGGACTTCCATGGCCCGGGGCCGCTTCGGATCACGCCGCAGGTAGCCCAGCTTTTCCAGCTGCGAGAGCTGGTGGGTGACGCTCGAGAGGCTGGCCAGCCCCACGGTGTCCCCAATCTCGCGCATGGACGGCGGGTAGCCGTTGACGTTGACCGAACGCTGGATGGTCTCGAGGATTTTCTTCTGCCGCGGCGTCAAGCCCTTGGCTGTCCTTTTCGGCTGCGAGGTCGCCCTGCCCCCGGTGGCTGCTGCTGCCATGTTCGCCGTTGCCTTTCGGTTGCCACCGGGCTTTCAACTGCACCGGACTAAGTGTTCCCGCCGTCAATGTCAGACCCTGCTGATCAACTTCAGGAGTGGATGTTCCTGCCTCCAAACGTAGGTCAGCCACATGGCTTTTTCAAACATTTGTTCTAGCGAGTCTCGACATTGTTCGTCCATAGGTGCTAAAACTGAATCAAGCAGTATTCGAATATGTGTTCTAACAAGGCGAGCAGCCGTTCGAACACGGAGCCGGTCAGGCAGCACCATGGGGCGGCACCAGCAGGCAACACCAACAGACGCAGTACGGTCCAGGAGGGCTAAGGTCATGTCAGCTACATCCGCTTTCAGGTCACACGGTTTCGACGTTCACGGCAACGGTGCACGGGCCCAGCAGGCGCCGCTGCCACCACTGCGCCTCACGCGGCGGGGCAAGATTGTCCTGATCGGGATTCCCCTGGTGCTGCTGGCAGCGCTCCTGCTGTCACTGGCCGGCTTCTTCAACTCACCGGCCAAGGCCTCCGACTCCGCAGCGGACCTGACCGTGACCCCCACCGTCACGGTCACCGTGCAGCCGGGTGAGTCGCTGTGGGGGATCGCTTCCGACCTCGCGCCCGAGCGGGACGCCAGGGACGTCGTGGCAGATATCGTGCAGCTCAACAACCTGTCCGCCGGGAAGATTCTCCCGGGACAGCAGCTGTACATCCCCACACGCTAGGAATGGTTCGCGGCACGTCTCCCTGGCTGTATCGAAGTCCCGGAACAGCAGGTGTGCTGCCCAGAGCCGACGTTGCATGGGTAGGCGCGGACCGTCACATTTTCGGGCGACCGCACCTCCCACTAAACTGTTCAGGTGAATGACCAGCTTGAACGCCTGAACCGGCTTCCTCTCCGCAGCAACCTCCGGGGCATCACGCCCTACGGTGCCCCGCAGCTGGATGTGCCCATCCTCCTCAACGTCAACGAGAACACCCATGGTGTCCCGGCCGACGTCACAGCCGCCATCACGGCGGCGGTCGCGGAGGCTGCCATCGGCCTGAACCGCTACCCGGACCGGGAGTTCACCGAGCTCCGCAAGGCCCTTGCCGAGTATCTGGGACACGGCCTCGACGAGGCCAACGTATGGGCCGCCAACGGCTCCAACGAAGTGCTCCAGCAGATCCTTCAGGCATTCGGCGGTCCGGGGCGCACGGCCCTCGGCTTCCCGCCCACGTACTCCATGTACCCCCTGCTTGCCAGCGGCACGGACACCGGCTACATCAAGGGCGAGCGTGAGGACGGGTACGGCCTCAGCGCCGAATCGGCCGCCCGCCAGGTCCGGGAACTGAAGCCCAACATCGTTTTCCTGTGCTCACCGAACAACCCCACCGGCACCGGCCTCGGGCTGGACGTGGTGGAAGCGGTTTACAAAGCCGGCGCCGAAAGCCAGGCCATCGTGATCGTGGATGAGGCCTACCACGAGTTTGCCCACGACGGCACGCTCAGCGCCCTGACGCTGCTGCCCGGGCGGGAGCGGCTGATCGTTTCCCGCACCATGAGCAAGGCATTCGCGCTGGCCGGCGCCCGGCTCGGATACATGGCAGCCGCCCCGGAAGTAACCGACGCGCTGCGCCTGGTCCGGCTCCCGTACCACCTGTCGGCCATCACCCAGGCAACCGCCCTGGCGGCCCTGCAGCACCGCGAAGCCCTCATGGCTGACGTCGAGGACATCAAGAAGCAGCGCGACCGCATCGTGTCCGAGCTGACCCGCATGGGCCTCAAGCCGGCGGCATCCGACTCCAACTACGTGTTCTTCGGCGGACTGGAGAATCCGCACCAGGTCTGGCAGGAACTGCTGGACGCGGGTGTGCTGATCCGCGACGTCGGTATCCCGGGGCACCTGCGGGTTACTGCCGGCACTGAGACGGAAACCACAGCCTTCCTCACCTCCCTGGAAAGCATCCTTGCCGGCCAGCCGGCCCTTCCCGCCTAGACTTGAAGAACCGGCGCTGGACGCCCTGACCACCCCTTACTGCCACAAAGGACACCTGACCATGACTTCCACCGGACCGAACGCGGACGCAGCCCGGACCGCACGCATGGAGCGTGCCACCAGCGAGTCGTCCGTGCTCGTGGAAATCAACCTGGACGGTACGGGCGTCTCGGACATCGACACTTCCGTGCCGTTCTACGACCACATGCTCACGGCACTGTGCAAGCACTCGCTGATCGACATGACGGTCAAAGCCACGGGAGACACCCACATCGACGTCCACCACACCGTGGAGGACGTTGCCATCACCTTCGGCGAGGTGCTGCGGACCGCCCTGGGCAACAAGGCCGGCATCCGCCGGTTCGGCGAAGCCACCGTCCCGCTGGACGAGGCCCTGGCCAACGCCGTGGTGGACGTCTCCGGGCGCCCTTACCTGGTGCACGCCGGCGAGCCCGCCGGCCAGGAATACCACCTGATCGGCGGCCACTTCACTGGCTCCCTCACCCGCCACGTCTTTGAGGCCATCACCCTGCACGCAGGCATCTGCCTGCACATGAACGTCATCGCCGGACGGGACCCCCACCACATTGTGGAAGCCCAGTTCAAGGCGTTCGCCCGTGCCCTGCGTGCAGCCGTCGAACCCGATCCCCGGGTTGAGGGCATTCCGTCCACCAAGGGTGCCCTGTGAGCGGCCAGATCCTGAAGGACGGTGCCATCATCGACCCGTCCGCATCACGCAAGCCCGCTTCCCCGGAGGGCAAGCCCACCGTGACGGTGCTGGATTACGGTTCCGGCAACGTCCGGTCGGCCGTGCGCGCCCTCGAGCGGGCCGGTGCAGAGGTCATCCTCAGCGCCAAGCCCGAGGATGTCCTGAACGCGGACGGCCTGGTGGTTCCCGGCGTCGGCGCCTTCGAGACGGTCATGCGCGAGCTCAAAGCCGTGGATGGCATCAGGCTCATCGGCCGCCGGGTGGCCGGCGGCCGCCCCGTCCTGGGGATCTGCGTGGGCCTCCAGGTACTTTTCGAGGCCGGCGTCGAGCATGGCACCGAGGCTGAGGGCATCGGCGAATGGCCCGGGAAAGTCGAGATGCTGCCGGCCGACGTCGTTCCGCACATGGGCTGGAACACCGTCAAGGTGCCGGAGGGTTCAAAGCTCTTCGCCGGAGTGGAAGGCGAGCGGTTCTACTTCGTCCATTCCTACGGCGTGCAGGAATGGAACTTCGACGTCATTCAGCCGCTGATGGCCCCTCCGCTGGTGACGTGGTCCGAACACGGCGCACCCTTTATCGCTGCCGTCGAAAACGGGCCGCTGTGCGCCACGCAGTTCCACCCTGAGAAGTCAGGCGATGCCGGCGCGCGGCTGCTGCGCAACTGGGTGGACGCGCTGCGCCGGCCCACGGAAACCGGCAGCGGCGACGCTAGTGGCGGCGCCTGAATGTGGTCCATCGTCCTGATGGGACTGGCCGGCCTGCTGGTGGGCGGTGCCCTGTCCTTCCGGCAGCAGCACAAGCCCCTGTGGACCCAGGTTTCGTTCTACGTCCTGGCAGGCATGTCCCTGCTCGCCGCCTACCTGCTGACCCTCCCGGCCGGTTGACAGGCATCCTGGCCAACGAGTCCGGCCACTGACGCGCGCCGGCACTGTGCCGGCAGCCCGACACCCCACCCACAACATCAAGGATGAAGATGACCACCGCAAACGATCTGCCGGTACTTGAACTGCTGCCCGCCGTCGACGTCGTCAACGGCCAGGCCGTGCGGCTGGTCCAGGGTGAGGCCGGCAGTGAAACCAGCTACGGAACCCCGCTGGAGGCTGCGCTGAACTGGCAGCAGCAGGGCGCCGAATGGGTGCACCTCGTGGACCTGGACGCCGCCTTCGGCCGCGGCTCCAACGCCGAACTGCTCCGCGAGGTGGTGGGGCAGCTGGACATCAAGGTGGAGCTCTCCGGCGGACTCCGGGACGATGAAACCCTCGAAGCCGCACTTGGCCTCGGCGTCGCACGGGTTAACCTCGGCACCGCCGCGCTGGAGAACCCGGAGTGGACGCGCCGCGCCATCGAGCGCTTCGGTGACAGGATCGCCGTCGGACTCGACGTCCGCGGAACCACCCTGGCCGGCCGGGGCTGGACCAAGGAAGGCGGGGACCTCTGGGACGTCCTGGCCCGCCTCGAGGATGCAGGCTGCTCGCGCTACGTGGTCACCGACGTGACCAAGGACGGCACCCTGCAGGGGCCCAACGTTGAACTGCTGCGCCAGATGGTGGAGAAGACCGGCAAACCCGTCATCGCGTCCGGCGGCATCTCCAGCCTCGATGACCTCAAGGTCCTGCGCTCCCTGGTCCCGCTGGGCGTCGAAGGTGCCATCGTGGGCAAGGCCCTCTATGCCGGCGCCTTCACCCTGCCCGAAGCCCTCGACGTGGCCGGCCGCCGCTAGGCTGCCGGAACCCGACGCGATGGCCAGCAAAGATTCAGGCGCCCCCGCTCCCCGCCACCTTCCCGGCCATATCGCCGCGGCGCTGGCAGGAGCCGGCGGCGCGACCGACTCCGCGGGCCAGCCCTGGGCGGGCCGCAGCCTCGCCGGCGACGACGCGAAGATCCACAATTTCGAGGACGACGACGGTACGGCCAACGCAGGCTACCGCGCCGCCGTCGCGGGCTTGCGTGGGGGAACCGGCGACGAAGCTGCCGTCGTGGCGTCCCTGGCGACGGCGCGGGTCTTCATCCCCATCGTGGCCCAGCTGGCGGAAGAAGCGGAGTCTGACCACGGCCTGCATGCCGACAAGCAGGCAGACATGGCGCTGGTAACGCTCAAAGCCGCCGACGGCAGGACCGCGCTGCCGGCCTTCACGTCAACGGAGGCCCTGAGCGCCTGGCACCCCGATGCCCGCCCGGTGGCTGTCTACGCGGCACGCGCTGCGCTGTCCGCCGTGGCGGAGGGTGCCGAACTTGTGGTCCTGGACCCGGGCGCAGATGTCACTTTCGTGGTTCGCCGGCCGGCCGTGTGGGCGCTGGCCCAGCAGCAGCCCTGGCTGCCCTCCTACGCCGACGAGGAACTGGCGGCCGAGATGGGTGCTGCCGCCGCTGCGTTCCCAACTGTCCGCCGGATCGAGCTCCTGCCGGGCAGGGGAGTGGCTGCCCGGGCAGCCGACGGGACCGTGTTGCCGGGTGGCGGCGCGGGGCCGGAACTGCAAGTGGTGCTCTACCTTGAGGACGGGTTGGACGCCTCAGGCGTGCAGCGCCTGGTGGCTGCGCTGCAGGCCGAGTGGTCCCGGAATGTATTGTTTGGGGAGCGGGTCGATTCGCTCGAGGTCAAGCTGCGGCGCGCCACAGGCTAGTTGTCAGGAGCGGGGCTGCCCCGGGTTCCTGAGGCATACGTAAGGAACCTTTTTCGTGAACTTCGCGCTGTACCGGGAGCTGCTGGCCGTCCGGCCTATCCGGAGGCTTTTGCTGGTGGGCATGGTTGCCCGCATTCCACATTCTGCGGCGGGCGTGCTGCTGACCCTGCACATCGTCCTCACCCTGGGCCAGGGATACGCCGCTGCCGGTGCCGCAGCCGCCGTGATGACGATCGGTATAGCTGTCGGGGCACCGTGGCGCGGGCGCCGGGTGGACACCGTCGGCCTCCGGCGTGCACTGGTCCCGTCCGTCATCTCCGAAGCGGTCATCTGGTCCATCGTTCCGCACGTGTCCTACCAGTGGCTCCTGCCGCTGGTGTTCGTCGGCGGCCTGTTGACCCTGCCCATCTTCAGCGTGGTGCGCCAGTCCCTGGGTGTCCTGGCCGACGGCAAGCAGAGGCGCACCGCTTTTGCCCTGGATGCCATCAGCACCGAGATGGTGTTCATGATCGGGCCCGCGGCCGGCGCCGTGGTGGCAACGAGCGGGCACACGACGGCGGGTCTCACGGTCGTGGGCCTGTCCACGTCCCTGGCCGGGCTGTTCCTGATCTGGTTCAACCCGCCCACCCGCAGCCCGGAACAAACCGCTGAATGCGTTGAGGACGAGCAGCACGCAGCAGAAATCGCCGTGGTCTCGGCTGCACCCGCCCACCTGCAGGAAGCCGCCGCGGACCTGCTGCCAGCCGGGGCGGAGCGTGCTCCCGGTGTCAGGGGCAGGGTGGCGCACAGCTTCGCCTGGTTTACACCTGCGGTGGGGGCGGTCTTTGCCGTCGCCGCGGGTGCCGGCATGGTTCTCAGCGGCAGTGACGTGGGCATCGTGGCGGCCCTGGAGATCGGCGGGCATCAAGGCGAGATCGGAATCGTGTTCCTGTTCTGGTGTGCGGCATCCGTGGTGGGCGGCCTGGTCTACGGCGCCATGCACCGGCCTGTCCCGCCCATCCTGCTGCTGCTGGGCATGGCCGCGTTCACCATTCCCATGGGTTTCGCGTCCGGAACCTGGACACTCGCCCTGCTGTCCATCCTGCCCGGGCTCCTGTGCGCGCCGGTGCTGTCCGCTGCCTCGGAGAAGGTGGCCGATCTTGTGTCCGAAGAGCGCCGGGGCGAAGCGATGGGTTGGTACGGGTCTGCGCTGACCGCAGGGGTGGCCTTTGGTTCACCCTTGGCGGGCGTCTTCATTGACAGCACAGGCCCCTCCGGCGGCTTCGTGTCCGTAGGGGTGGCCGGTGTCATCCTGTGCCTTGCGGGACTGCTCCTGCAGCAGCGCCGGCGCCGCCAGGTCAAGGCCTGACCGGACAACCCGTCTGGAGCTTTGGGGCCGGCGGGCGCAGGCCCACTCGAAGGCCCGCCCACCTGCCCAACGTCCTGCGGCGCGGGTTCTTAAAGCACGACGGCGGGACGACCCCCTAAGGTCGCCCCGCCGTCGCGCGCTGTGTGGGGGAGTTCTGGGCTAGTTGACTGCGCCCGTGAACTTTTCGCCCGGACCCTTGCCCGGAGCGTCCGGGATCAGCGACTCTTCACGGAACGCCAGCTGCAGGGAGCGGAGGCCGTCGCGCAAGGGACCTGCGTGCTGCGATCCGATTTCCGGAGCGGCGGCCGTCACCAGCCCGGCAAGGGCGGTGATGAGTTTGCGGGCCTCGTCCAGGTCCTTCAGGTCGGCGGCGTTCTCTTCTGCGGCCAGGCCGAGCTTGACGGCGGCGGCGGACATCAGGTGGACGGCAGCGGTGGTGATGACCTCGATGGCCGGAACTTCGGAGATGTCCCGGACCTGCTGGGACACGTCGGCGGAGTTGCCGGCGCTGCCCTGGGCAGGCTCGAAAACGTATGAATTACTGTCTGGGGTGCTCATACTGGTAAGCTTGACACAGACCGACTGGATGTCGTTATTTCAGAGATTGCCCTCACAGGCCAGGTTCCCAGCAGTGCTGTTCGGCGCTGACGGGAATTTTCTCTGTAGAATGGCATGCAGTTTGCAAGCGGAGTTCTCTCCCACCCGCGTCAGCCGTTGTTCCGAGGTTCCGCCAGGACCCTGTGGAACGCAAGGTTGCCGGGTACACGGTTGGGCATTGGTCCGGCAGTTCGCCGAATCAGTGCATGCAGGCCCGTCCCGGGCCCGGCAGCACCAACCTGACATGAGGCCTTCGATTGCTCCGGCAATTGGGGGCCTTCTCTATTTGCCGGGATACAACGACAAAAACAGGAGCTTTAACATTAGCGAGCCAAGAATCAATGAGCGTATCCGCGTCCCCGAGGTGCGGCTGGTCGGCCCTGCAGGTGAACAGGTAGGAATCGTCCGTATTGAGGATGCCCTCCGTCTGGCTGCCGAGTCTGACCTTGATCTCGTTGAAGTTGCACCTCAGGCGAAGCCTCCGGTGTGCAAGCTGATGGACTTCGGCAAGTACAAGTACGAAGCCGCCGTCAAGGCACGTGAAGCCCGGAAGAACCAGACGAACACCGTTCTGAAGGAAATCCGCTTCCGCCTGAAGATCGACACCCACGACTACGAGACCAAGCGCGGGCACGCACTGCGCTTCCTCGGCGCCGGGGACAAGGTCAAGGCCATGATCCAGTTCCGCGGCCGTGAGCAGCAGCGTCCGGAGATGGGCATCCGCCTGCTCCAGCGCTTCGCCGATGACGTCGCTGAAGTCGGCGTGGTTGAGTCCAGCCCCCGCATCGACGGCCGCAACATGGTCATGGTGGTTGGTCCGCTGAAGAACAAGGCAGAAGCGAAGGCGGAGGCCCGCCGGGCCACCCAGCGCGCCGATGCCAAGGCCGAGAATGAAGCCAAGGCTGCGGGACGGGTGGACACGTCCGGCAAGGACGATGCTCCCATGACCCAGTCGCTGGCGGATCTGCTGCCCGAGGGCTTCACTATTTCCACCGAGGCGGAAGCGCCGGCCGAAGCTGAGCAGGCAACTGCGGAAGCA
It encodes the following:
- a CDS encoding DUF1844 domain-containing protein, coding for MSTPDSNSYVFEPAQGSAGNSADVSQQVRDISEVPAIEVITTAAVHLMSAAAVKLGLAAEENAADLKDLDEARKLITALAGLVTAAAPEIGSQHAGPLRDGLRSLQLAFREESLIPDAPGKGPGEKFTGAVN
- a CDS encoding LysM peptidoglycan-binding domain-containing protein translates to MSATSAFRSHGFDVHGNGARAQQAPLPPLRLTRRGKIVLIGIPLVLLAALLLSLAGFFNSPAKASDSAADLTVTPTVTVTVQPGESLWGIASDLAPERDARDVVADIVQLNNLSAGKILPGQQLYIPTR
- the infC gene encoding translation initiation factor IF-3, yielding MRPSIAPAIGGLLYLPGYNDKNRSFNISEPRINERIRVPEVRLVGPAGEQVGIVRIEDALRLAAESDLDLVEVAPQAKPPVCKLMDFGKYKYEAAVKAREARKNQTNTVLKEIRFRLKIDTHDYETKRGHALRFLGAGDKVKAMIQFRGREQQRPEMGIRLLQRFADDVAEVGVVESSPRIDGRNMVMVVGPLKNKAEAKAEARRATQRADAKAENEAKAAGRVDTSGKDDAPMTQSLADLLPEGFTISTEAEAPAEAEQATAEAPEEAVAEAPAKAAEEAPKQEAPKQEAPKREAPKAAAPAPKQEAPKREAPKAAAPAPKQEAPAQEAPKAAAPAPKPVAAPKPAAVPAPPKPVARPAAPKPAARPAPKAAPKPSGKKTT
- the lexA gene encoding transcriptional repressor LexA, which encodes MAAAATGGRATSQPKRTAKGLTPRQKKILETIQRSVNVNGYPPSMREIGDTVGLASLSSVTHQLSQLEKLGYLRRDPKRPRAMEVLMPLTLDGGTTGRAARQAAEPAAAASTGITASVTELPTALDTAMVPLVGRIAAGGPILADQVVEDVMPLPRQLVGQGELFMLKVAGDSMVDAAICDGDWVVVRRQADAANGDIVAALLDDEATVKTFRQRDGHTWLLPQNTQYEPILGDHATIMGKVVSVLRSL
- the hisB gene encoding imidazoleglycerol-phosphate dehydratase HisB, with the translated sequence MTSTGPNADAARTARMERATSESSVLVEINLDGTGVSDIDTSVPFYDHMLTALCKHSLIDMTVKATGDTHIDVHHTVEDVAITFGEVLRTALGNKAGIRRFGEATVPLDEALANAVVDVSGRPYLVHAGEPAGQEYHLIGGHFTGSLTRHVFEAITLHAGICLHMNVIAGRDPHHIVEAQFKAFARALRAAVEPDPRVEGIPSTKGAL
- the hisH gene encoding imidazole glycerol phosphate synthase subunit HisH — translated: MSGQILKDGAIIDPSASRKPASPEGKPTVTVLDYGSGNVRSAVRALERAGAEVILSAKPEDVLNADGLVVPGVGAFETVMRELKAVDGIRLIGRRVAGGRPVLGICVGLQVLFEAGVEHGTEAEGIGEWPGKVEMLPADVVPHMGWNTVKVPEGSKLFAGVEGERFYFVHSYGVQEWNFDVIQPLMAPPLVTWSEHGAPFIAAVENGPLCATQFHPEKSGDAGARLLRNWVDALRRPTETGSGDASGGA
- the priA gene encoding bifunctional 1-(5-phosphoribosyl)-5-((5-phosphoribosylamino)methylideneamino)imidazole-4-carboxamide isomerase/phosphoribosylanthranilate isomerase PriA, coding for MTTANDLPVLELLPAVDVVNGQAVRLVQGEAGSETSYGTPLEAALNWQQQGAEWVHLVDLDAAFGRGSNAELLREVVGQLDIKVELSGGLRDDETLEAALGLGVARVNLGTAALENPEWTRRAIERFGDRIAVGLDVRGTTLAGRGWTKEGGDLWDVLARLEDAGCSRYVVTDVTKDGTLQGPNVELLRQMVEKTGKPVIASGGISSLDDLKVLRSLVPLGVEGAIVGKALYAGAFTLPEALDVAGRR
- a CDS encoding histidinol-phosphate transaminase, whose protein sequence is MNDQLERLNRLPLRSNLRGITPYGAPQLDVPILLNVNENTHGVPADVTAAITAAVAEAAIGLNRYPDREFTELRKALAEYLGHGLDEANVWAANGSNEVLQQILQAFGGPGRTALGFPPTYSMYPLLASGTDTGYIKGEREDGYGLSAESAARQVRELKPNIVFLCSPNNPTGTGLGLDVVEAVYKAGAESQAIVIVDEAYHEFAHDGTLSALTLLPGRERLIVSRTMSKAFALAGARLGYMAAAPEVTDALRLVRLPYHLSAITQATALAALQHREALMADVEDIKKQRDRIVSELTRMGLKPAASDSNYVFFGGLENPHQVWQELLDAGVLIRDVGIPGHLRVTAGTETETTAFLTSLESILAGQPALPA
- a CDS encoding MFS transporter, producing the protein MNFALYRELLAVRPIRRLLLVGMVARIPHSAAGVLLTLHIVLTLGQGYAAAGAAAAVMTIGIAVGAPWRGRRVDTVGLRRALVPSVISEAVIWSIVPHVSYQWLLPLVFVGGLLTLPIFSVVRQSLGVLADGKQRRTAFALDAISTEMVFMIGPAAGAVVATSGHTTAGLTVVGLSTSLAGLFLIWFNPPTRSPEQTAECVEDEQHAAEIAVVSAAPAHLQEAAADLLPAGAERAPGVRGRVAHSFAWFTPAVGAVFAVAAGAGMVLSGSDVGIVAALEIGGHQGEIGIVFLFWCAASVVGGLVYGAMHRPVPPILLLLGMAAFTIPMGFASGTWTLALLSILPGLLCAPVLSAASEKVADLVSEERRGEAMGWYGSALTAGVAFGSPLAGVFIDSTGPSGGFVSVGVAGVILCLAGLLLQQRRRRQVKA
- a CDS encoding SseB family protein, giving the protein MASKDSGAPAPRHLPGHIAAALAGAGGATDSAGQPWAGRSLAGDDAKIHNFEDDDGTANAGYRAAVAGLRGGTGDEAAVVASLATARVFIPIVAQLAEEAESDHGLHADKQADMALVTLKAADGRTALPAFTSTEALSAWHPDARPVAVYAARAALSAVAEGAELVVLDPGADVTFVVRRPAVWALAQQQPWLPSYADEELAAEMGAAAAAFPTVRRIELLPGRGVAARAADGTVLPGGGAGPELQVVLYLEDGLDASGVQRLVAALQAEWSRNVLFGERVDSLEVKLRRATG